CGCCCGGGAACTGCGCATTCCCGGGCCGGCGGACGGCGAGTGGCGCCGCCTGATCGACGAGCTGGGACAGGCCATCCGGCCGCTGGCCGGTCCCGAGCGGGACGACGCCATCAACGCCCTGTCGCGCCTGTACCAGGAGCTGGTGGGGTACTGACGGGGGCAGATTGAACCGGCAGGACTGACGTGCTAGCATCTGATGCATGCGCACCACCCTGAACATCGATGACGACGTCCTGGCGGCCGCGAAGGAACGGGCGCGGCGGGAGCGCCGGAGCGCCGGGGAGGTCCTTTCCGAGCTGGCGCGCCGCGGGTTGACCGCCTCGACCGGCGGCCCGGGCGATGGCGAGGGTGAGGCGTTTTTCGGATTCCGGCCGCTCCGTCGGCGCACGGGCACGATCGTAACTACCGAGCTGATCGACAGACTGCGCGACGAAGGCCCGTACTGAACCGATGCGAGCCCTGCTCGACATCAACGTCCTTCTCGCGCTTTTCGATACCGGCCACCAATCTCATGGGCGGGCCCGGGAATGGCTTGAGCAGCATATCGAAGAGGGATGGGCCTCGTGCCCGATCACGCAGAACGGGTTCGTTCGCATCGCCAGCCTGCCAGCATTTCCGAATCACGTCTCACCCGCGGAGGCCGTCGATCGGTTGGCGGAGGCGACCCGGTCCGGGTACCACGAGTTCTGGCCGGACGACCTGAGCATCCTGGACGCCGCGGTGGCAGACCGAACGCGCATCCATGGCGCCAAGCAGATCACCGACGTCTACCTTCTGGCGCTCGCCGTCCAGCACGGCGGATGCTTCGTCACGTTCGAAGACCGGATCCCGCGCTCCGCGGTCCGCGGCGCGAAGCCGAGCCACTTGCTGACACTCTGACCGGCCCCGGCAACACCGCGGTGGCCGGGGCCGGATCCTGCCTCCTACTCCAGGTTCGCCAGTTCGGTCTTGACGATGCCGACCACCAGGTCGTCGAGGTTGTTTTCCTGGACCGGGCCGACGTGGTGCGGGGTGTCGCCGCCGTAGGTGATGTAGAGGAACTTGCCGCCGGTGTACTGGGCGAACTGCCGGAAGACGTACTCCCCCTGGTTGTCCAGGCCGGACGCGGCGATCGGGAAGATCTTGATGCCGGCCGCCGCCGCC
The nucleotide sequence above comes from Candidatus Tanganyikabacteria bacterium. Encoded proteins:
- a CDS encoding antitoxin, whose amino-acid sequence is MRTTLNIDDDVLAAAKERARRERRSAGEVLSELARRGLTASTGGPGDGEGEAFFGFRPLRRRTGTIVTTELIDRLRDEGPY
- a CDS encoding PIN domain-containing protein; translation: MRALLDINVLLALFDTGHQSHGRAREWLEQHIEEGWASCPITQNGFVRIASLPAFPNHVSPAEAVDRLAEATRSGYHEFWPDDLSILDAAVADRTRIHGAKQITDVYLLALAVQHGGCFVTFEDRIPRSAVRGAKPSHLLTL